Proteins found in one Columba livia isolate bColLiv1 breed racing homer chromosome 11, bColLiv1.pat.W.v2, whole genome shotgun sequence genomic segment:
- the LOC102098564 gene encoding uncharacterized protein LOC102098564 isoform X1: MLPASIASLSSSVYAVSGNTTTRFLLFKSVHGQGEIFTEVSDSELHPGDILLFPLDRSNNIVVQMIFKHAAVYCGDDEVIHFVATGTQRKRDVISSRTTSGVIAKEGLVKMEKERGKYLIYRKIDGVNLNDFRRKVKEAMNSEAEYCASKNNCIHFALSLLGLEEFSSELVQIQDEVDSSHSETSFLVG; this comes from the exons ATGCTACCAGCCAGCATTGCAAGCCTTTCCAGCAGTGTGTATGCA GTGTCGGGCAACACT ACCACCAGATTTCTGCTGTTCAAGAGTGTCCACGGGCAAGGGGAGATCTTCACTGAGGTGTCAGATAGCGAGTTGCACCCTGGAGACATCTTGCTCTTCCCCTTGGACAGAAGCAATAACATCGTTGTCCAGATGATCTTCAAACATGCAGCCGTCTACTGTGGGGATGACGAGGTCATTCACTTTGTGG CCACCGGCACTCAGAGGAAACGTGATGTGATCAGCAGTCGGACGACTTCTGGTGTCATCGCCAAAGAAGGTTTggtgaaaatggaaaaggagaggggaaagtaCCTGATTTACCGGAAAATAGATGGGGTTAATCTCAATGATTTCCGGAGAAAAGTCAAGGAGGCGATGAACAGCGAAGCTGAGTATTGCGCCAGCAAGAACAACTGCATCCACTTCGCCCTCTCCCTCCTGGGCTTGGAGGAGTTCTCCTCAGAACtg GTGCAAATCCAAGATGAAGTTGACAGCAGCCACAGTGAGACT TCCTTCCTGGTGGGCTGA
- the LOC135580591 gene encoding uncharacterized protein LOC135580591 isoform X2, which translates to MAHAAPFIGVGSILVSAAAGTSLVFRNTSTRFLLFKSVRGHGQIFKVLSESELHPGDILLFPVDGSNNIVVQMIFKHAAVYCGDDEVIHFVGTNTQRKRDVISSRKTSGVIAKEGLVKMEKERGKYLIYRKKDGVNLSDFWRKVKEAMNSEAEYCASKNNCIHFALSLLGLEKFSSKLVQIQDEGDSSRSETTFKFRLFKRSPEHGNIFEEVPEHKLQPGDIVLFLLESSSQELSSIFRHAAVSCGDGELIQFRRIQSSSGLTSSSVTAPALVTKEGLGTMKKKWGKFKIYHKTDGVALNDFCEKVKEAMNNDAKYDFMKNNCIYFALSLLGLEKFYSQLVQIQDEGGSSNSGGAAI; encoded by the exons ATGGCACACGCTGCCCCTTTCATCGGCGTTGGATCTATCTTAGTTTCAGCTGCTGCAGGTACCAGCCTG GTGTTCAGAAACACT AGCACCAGATTTCTGCTGTTCAAGAGCGTCCGCGGGCACGGTCAGATCTTCAAGGTGCTTTCTGAGAGTGAGTTGCACCCTGGAGACATCTTGCTCTTCCCCGTTGATGGAAGCAATAACATCGTTGTCCAGATGATCTTCAAACATGCAGCCGTCTACTGTGGGGATGACGAGGTCATTCACTTTGTGG GCACCAACACTCAGAGGAAACGTGATGTGATCAGCAGTCGGAAGACTTCTGGAGTGATCGCCAAAGAAGGTTTggtgaaaatggaaaaggagaggggaaagtaCCTGATTTACCGGAAAAAAGATGGGGTTAATCTCAGTGATTTCTGGAGAAAAGTCAAGGAGGCGATGAACAGCGAAGCTGAGTATTGCGCCAGCAAGAACAACTGCATCCACTTCGCCCTCTCCCTCCTGGGCTTGGAGAAGTTCTCCTCAAAACtg GTGCAAATCCAAGATGAAGGTGACAGCAGCCGCAGTGAGACT ACATTCAAGTTTCGCCTGTTCAAGAGAAGCCCTGAGCATGGGAACATCTTTGAGGAGGTGCCGGAGCACAAGTTGCAGCCTGGGGACATCGTGCTCTTCCTCTTGGAGAGCAGCTCTCAAGAGCTCAGCAGCATCTTCAGACATGCGGCTGTCAGCTGCGGGGATGGAGAGTTGATACAGTTCCGAC GGATCCAGAGCAGCTCCGGTCTGACCAGCAGCAGTGTGACAGCCCCGGCTCTGGTCACCAAAGAAGGCCTTGGGaccatgaaaaagaaatgggggAAGTTCAAGATATACCATAAAACAGACGGGGTTGCTCTCAATGACTTCTGTGAAAAAGTCAAAGAGGCAATGAACAATGATGCCAAGTATGACTTTATGAAGAACAACTGCATCTACTTCGCCCTCTCCCTCCTGGGCTTGGAGAAGTTCTACTCACAACTG GTGCAAATCCAAGATGAAGGTGGCAGCAGCAACAGTGGTGGGGCT GCCATCTGA
- the LOC135580593 gene encoding uncharacterized protein LOC135580593 isoform X1 has translation MPPGASLHFVLLGVWLSAFLRLLCIRKDVRSGFVPAADPPIPCISLSPWRSEQPGSVTRTVPEKTVMNFFARKFAGSRVPESVAREYTSIKFLWSKSLPGHEDIFEEVSESKLQPGDILLFPESNANFISRALFKHAAVYCGDGEVIHFQSTGKGHGGLISKQGFEALKRERGECHIYQKKGGVDLNDLRSKVRIAMDSEAEYSLRTNNCIHFALSLLGLEEFSSELVQIQDEDDSCSTGAGFGVQAGLWGPQKGWAPAASASRGPICTGWEGQGLRRQSHLSRTLVAHPLQRSSGAATQHEGWQPRVPLG, from the exons ATGCCTCCTGGCGCTTCTCTGCACTTTGTTCTACTCGGGGTTTGGCTTTCAGCCTTTCTCCGCCTCCTGTGTATCAGGAAGGATGTGAGGTCAGGTTTCGTCCCTGCTGCTGATCCACCCATCCCCTGCATTTCCCTCAGCCCTTGGCGGAGCGAGCAGCCCGGCTCTGTCACACGCACCGTCCCAGAGAAAACAGTGATGAATTTCTTCGCTCGCAAGTTTGCTGGTTCCAGAGTTCCAGAGAGTGTCGCG AGGGAGTATACGTCCATCAAGTTTCTGTGGTCAAAGAGCCTCCCTGGGCATGAGGACATCTTTGAGGAGGTGTCAGAGAGTaagctgcagcctggggacatCTTGCTCTTCCCTGAGAGCAATGCTAACTTCATCAGCAGGGCCCTGTTCAAACATGCAGCCGTCTACTGCGGGGATGGAGAGGTCATTCACTTCCAGA GCACAGGCAAGGGACACGGTGGTCTGATCAGCAAACAAGGCTTTGAGGCCCTGAAAAGGGAGAGGGGGGAATGCCACATTTACCAGAAAAAAGGTGGGGTTGATCTCAATGACTTGCGGAGTAAAGTCAGGATAGCGATGGACAGTGAAGCTGAGTATTCTCTCCGCACAAACAACTGCATCCACTTCGCCCTCTCGCTCCTGGGACTGGAGGAGTTCTCGTCAGAACTG GTGCAAATCCAAGATGAAGAtgacagctgctccactggGGCG GGCTTTGGGGTCCAAGCAGGGCTGTGGGGTCCCCAGAAGGGCTGGGCTCCAGCTGCCAGCGCTTCCAGGGGACCCATCTGCACGGGCTGGGAAGGGCAGGGGCTCAGGAGACAGTCCCACCTTTCCAGGACACTTGTAGCCCACCCCCTCCAGAGGAGCAGCGGAGCAGCCACACAGCATGAGGGGTggcagccccgtgtccccctaGGATGA
- the LOC102098564 gene encoding uncharacterized protein LOC102098564 isoform X2 yields MRSSFIPAPAEPPIPCISLSPWRSEQPGSVIDSAPEKTMLPASIASLSSSVYAVSGNTTTRFLLFKSVHGQGEIFTEVSDSELHPGDILLFPLDRSNNIVVQMIFKHAAVYCGDDEVIHFVATGTQRKRDVISSRTTSGVIAKEGLVKMEKERGKYLIYRKIDGVNLNDFRRKVKEAMNSEAEYCASKNNCIHFALSLLGLEEFSSELVQIQDEVDSSHSETAI; encoded by the exons ATGAGGTCAAGTTTCATCCCAGCACCAGCTGAACCACCCATCCCCTGCATTTCCCTCAGCCCTTGGAGAAGCGAGCAGCCCGGCTCTGTCATTGACTCGGCCCCAGAGAAAACAATGCTACCAGCCAGCATTGCAAGCCTTTCCAGCAGTGTGTATGCA GTGTCGGGCAACACT ACCACCAGATTTCTGCTGTTCAAGAGTGTCCACGGGCAAGGGGAGATCTTCACTGAGGTGTCAGATAGCGAGTTGCACCCTGGAGACATCTTGCTCTTCCCCTTGGACAGAAGCAATAACATCGTTGTCCAGATGATCTTCAAACATGCAGCCGTCTACTGTGGGGATGACGAGGTCATTCACTTTGTGG CCACCGGCACTCAGAGGAAACGTGATGTGATCAGCAGTCGGACGACTTCTGGTGTCATCGCCAAAGAAGGTTTggtgaaaatggaaaaggagaggggaaagtaCCTGATTTACCGGAAAATAGATGGGGTTAATCTCAATGATTTCCGGAGAAAAGTCAAGGAGGCGATGAACAGCGAAGCTGAGTATTGCGCCAGCAAGAACAACTGCATCCACTTCGCCCTCTCCCTCCTGGGCTTGGAGGAGTTCTCCTCAGAACtg GTGCAAATCCAAGATGAAGTTGACAGCAGCCACAGTGAGACT GCCATCTGA
- the LOC135580593 gene encoding uncharacterized protein LOC135580593 isoform X2, translating to MPPGASLHFVLLGVWLSAFLRLLCIRKDVRSGFVPAADPPIPCISLSPWRSEQPGSVTRTVPEKTVMNFFARKFAGSRVPESVAREYTSIKFLWSKSLPGHEDIFEEVSESKLQPGDILLFPESNANFISRALFKHAAVYCGDGEVIHFQSTGKGHGGLISKQGFEALKRERGECHIYQKKGGVDLNDLRSKVRIAMDSEAEYSLRTNNCIHFALSLLGLEEFSSELVQIQDEDDSCSTGADTCSPPPPEEQRSSHTA from the exons ATGCCTCCTGGCGCTTCTCTGCACTTTGTTCTACTCGGGGTTTGGCTTTCAGCCTTTCTCCGCCTCCTGTGTATCAGGAAGGATGTGAGGTCAGGTTTCGTCCCTGCTGCTGATCCACCCATCCCCTGCATTTCCCTCAGCCCTTGGCGGAGCGAGCAGCCCGGCTCTGTCACACGCACCGTCCCAGAGAAAACAGTGATGAATTTCTTCGCTCGCAAGTTTGCTGGTTCCAGAGTTCCAGAGAGTGTCGCG AGGGAGTATACGTCCATCAAGTTTCTGTGGTCAAAGAGCCTCCCTGGGCATGAGGACATCTTTGAGGAGGTGTCAGAGAGTaagctgcagcctggggacatCTTGCTCTTCCCTGAGAGCAATGCTAACTTCATCAGCAGGGCCCTGTTCAAACATGCAGCCGTCTACTGCGGGGATGGAGAGGTCATTCACTTCCAGA GCACAGGCAAGGGACACGGTGGTCTGATCAGCAAACAAGGCTTTGAGGCCCTGAAAAGGGAGAGGGGGGAATGCCACATTTACCAGAAAAAAGGTGGGGTTGATCTCAATGACTTGCGGAGTAAAGTCAGGATAGCGATGGACAGTGAAGCTGAGTATTCTCTCCGCACAAACAACTGCATCCACTTCGCCCTCTCGCTCCTGGGACTGGAGGAGTTCTCGTCAGAACTG GTGCAAATCCAAGATGAAGAtgacagctgctccactggGGCG GACACTTGTAGCCCACCCCCTCCAGAGGAGCAGCGGAGCAGCCACACAGCATGA
- the LOC102099049 gene encoding uncharacterized protein LOC102099049 has protein sequence MPPGASLHFVLLGVWLSAFLRLLCIRKDVRSGFVPAAVPPIPCIFLNPWRSEQPGSVTSTVPEKTVMNFFSRMFAGSRVPESVAREYTSIKFLWSKSLPDHGVIFEEVSEQDLQPGDIVLFPMMSSYKMCSKVFQHAAVYCRDGEVIHFLVGSDTTSLGQISGFTYEGMIVKSGFIALKNKRGKCKIYRKKGGVNRNDLDSEVEKAMNSEAKYSLYKNNCIHFALSLLGLEEFYSELVQIQDEGDSSRSGGAKNHIHGEISEKGPERNLPPGNIVSFPLESSSEKHSNVFKHAAVYCGSGEVAKFQDSGTQSTEDLISSQKCRGEIVRARG, from the exons ATGCCTCCTGGCGCTTCTCTGCACTTTGTTCTACTCGGGGTTTGGCTTTCAGCCTTTCTCCGCCTCCTGTGTATCAGGAAGGATGTGAGGTCAGGTTTCGTCCCTGCTGCTGTTCCACCCATCCCCTGCATTTTCCTCAACCCCTGGCGGAGCGAGCAGCCCGGCTCTGTCACCAGCACCGTCCCAGAGAAAACAGTGATGAATTTCTTCTCTCGCATGTTTGCTGGTTCCAGAGTTCCAGAGAGTGTCGCG AGGGAGTATACGTCCATCAAGTTTCTGTGGTCAAAGAGCCTCCCTGATCATGGGGTGATTTTCGAGGAGGTGTCGGAGCAAGATTTGCAGCCTGGGGACATCGTGCTTTTCCCCATGATGAGCAGCTATAAAATGTGCAGCAAAGTCTTCCAACATGCAGCTGTCTACTGCAGGGATGGAGAGGTCATACACTTCCTGG TTGGAAGCGATACAACCTCATTGGGTCAGATCAGCGGTTTCACATATGAGGGTATGATTGTCAAGTCAGGCTTCATAgccctgaaaaataaaagagggaaaTGCAAGATTTACCGGAAAAAAGGTGGGGTCAATCGCAATGACCTCGATAGTGAAGTCGAGAAAGCGATGAACAGCGAAGCCAAGTATTCCCTCTATAAAAACAACTGCATCCACTTCGCCCTCTCCCTCCTGGGACTGGAGGAGTTCTACTCAGAACtg GTGCAAATCCAAGATGAAGGTGACAGCAGCCGTAGTGGTGGGGCT AAAAACCACATACATGGGGAGATTTCAGAGAAGGGGCCGGAGAGAAATTTGCCACCTGGGAACATCGTGTCCTTCCCCttggagagcagctctgaaaaGCACAGCAATGTCTTCAAACATGCAGCTGTCTACTGCGGATCTGGAGAGGTCGCAAAATTCCAGG ACTCAGGCACCCAGAGCACAGAGGATCTGATCAGCAGTCAGAAGTGTCGGGGTGAGATTGTGCGAGCacgcggctga
- the LOC135580591 gene encoding uncharacterized protein LOC135580591 isoform X1: protein MAHAAPFIGVGSILVSAAAGTSLVFRNTSTRFLLFKSVRGHGQIFKVLSESELHPGDILLFPVDGSNNIVVQMIFKHAAVYCGDDEVIHFVGTNTQRKRDVISSRKTSGVIAKEGLVKMEKERGKYLIYRKKDGVNLSDFWRKVKEAMNSEAEYCASKNNCIHFALSLLGLEKFSSKLVQIQDEGDSSRSETTFKFRLFKRSPEHGNIFEEVPEHKLQPGDIVLFLLESSSQELSSIFRHAAVSCGDGELIQFRRIQSSSGLTSSSVTAPALVTKEGLGTMKKKWGKFKIYHKTDGVALNDFCEKVKEAMNNDAKYDFMKNNCIYFALSLLGLEKFYSQLVQIQDEGGSSNSGGAVSIPMSAPLAGVGVPGRNEGSKAGLCHQKNWVLTEGWDPMG from the exons ATGGCACACGCTGCCCCTTTCATCGGCGTTGGATCTATCTTAGTTTCAGCTGCTGCAGGTACCAGCCTG GTGTTCAGAAACACT AGCACCAGATTTCTGCTGTTCAAGAGCGTCCGCGGGCACGGTCAGATCTTCAAGGTGCTTTCTGAGAGTGAGTTGCACCCTGGAGACATCTTGCTCTTCCCCGTTGATGGAAGCAATAACATCGTTGTCCAGATGATCTTCAAACATGCAGCCGTCTACTGTGGGGATGACGAGGTCATTCACTTTGTGG GCACCAACACTCAGAGGAAACGTGATGTGATCAGCAGTCGGAAGACTTCTGGAGTGATCGCCAAAGAAGGTTTggtgaaaatggaaaaggagaggggaaagtaCCTGATTTACCGGAAAAAAGATGGGGTTAATCTCAGTGATTTCTGGAGAAAAGTCAAGGAGGCGATGAACAGCGAAGCTGAGTATTGCGCCAGCAAGAACAACTGCATCCACTTCGCCCTCTCCCTCCTGGGCTTGGAGAAGTTCTCCTCAAAACtg GTGCAAATCCAAGATGAAGGTGACAGCAGCCGCAGTGAGACT ACATTCAAGTTTCGCCTGTTCAAGAGAAGCCCTGAGCATGGGAACATCTTTGAGGAGGTGCCGGAGCACAAGTTGCAGCCTGGGGACATCGTGCTCTTCCTCTTGGAGAGCAGCTCTCAAGAGCTCAGCAGCATCTTCAGACATGCGGCTGTCAGCTGCGGGGATGGAGAGTTGATACAGTTCCGAC GGATCCAGAGCAGCTCCGGTCTGACCAGCAGCAGTGTGACAGCCCCGGCTCTGGTCACCAAAGAAGGCCTTGGGaccatgaaaaagaaatgggggAAGTTCAAGATATACCATAAAACAGACGGGGTTGCTCTCAATGACTTCTGTGAAAAAGTCAAAGAGGCAATGAACAATGATGCCAAGTATGACTTTATGAAGAACAACTGCATCTACTTCGCCCTCTCCCTCCTGGGCTTGGAGAAGTTCTACTCACAACTG GTGCAAATCCAAGATGAAGGTGGCAGCAGCAACAGTGGTGGGGCTGTGAGTATCCCCATGTCAGCCCCCCTGGCAGGGGTTGGGGTCCCTGGGAGGAATGAGGGGTCCAAGGCAGGGCTGTGTCACCAGAAGAATTGGGTCCTCACTGAGGGATGGGATCCCATGGGATGA